One segment of Rhodothermus bifroesti DNA contains the following:
- the pdxH gene encoding pyridoxamine 5'-phosphate oxidase — MNPELAQLRREYARQALDEAQLPDDPLTLFQQWFKEALQAEVADPNAMVLATADISGRPSARVMLLKDCDTQGFVFFTNYESRKGHELTENPWAALVFWWAALERQVRVEGRVEKVSAEESDAYFQTRPRESQLGAWASPQSQVIPDRATLEHRVAELMARFNGQEVPRPPYWGGFRLIPEVIEFWQGRPGRLHDRIRYRRTPQGWVKDRLAP, encoded by the coding sequence ATGAATCCAGAACTTGCCCAATTGCGTCGCGAATATGCCCGCCAGGCACTCGACGAAGCGCAACTGCCAGACGATCCGCTGACGTTGTTTCAGCAGTGGTTTAAGGAAGCGTTACAAGCAGAGGTGGCCGATCCCAATGCCATGGTACTGGCTACCGCCGATATTTCTGGGCGTCCTTCGGCGCGGGTGATGTTGCTGAAAGATTGCGATACCCAAGGCTTTGTGTTTTTTACAAATTATGAAAGCCGCAAGGGCCACGAACTTACCGAGAATCCTTGGGCTGCGCTGGTGTTTTGGTGGGCGGCTTTGGAGCGCCAGGTACGTGTCGAAGGACGCGTCGAAAAGGTTTCGGCCGAGGAGTCGGATGCCTACTTTCAAACGCGTCCGCGCGAAAGCCAGCTAGGTGCTTGGGCTTCGCCTCAAAGCCAAGTGATTCCCGATCGGGCGACGCTTGAGCATCGCGTGGCTGAGCTTATGGCCCGTTTCAATGGGCAAGAGGTGCCGCGTCCCCCTTACTGGGGAGGTTTCCGGTTAATTCCCGAGGTGATTGAGTTTTGGCAGGGACGGCCTGGCCGGCTACATGACCGGATTCGCTACCGGCGGACGCCACAGGGTTGGGTGAAAGACCGTCTGGCCCCTTAA